In a single window of the Necator americanus strain Aroian chromosome X, whole genome shotgun sequence genome:
- a CDS encoding hypothetical protein (NECATOR_CHRX.G26014.T1) has product MSDKRGFRVDELLSDDNKNNNSQENGGRSTASGGNPSKTRRARTAFTYEQLVALENKFKTSRYLSVCERLNLAIQLHLTETQVKIWFQNRRTKWKKHNPGMDANSSPSPTTSHSSTVTVSEKLQAPPTIPLPPTNMIPFGSPLLSFTSVPQVGTPLIPFNFYTINTSPLVVPQRLPFLT; this is encoded by the exons ATGAGCGACAAGCGTGGTTTCCGAGTTGATGAATTGTTATCAGATGACAACAAGAACAACAATTCACAAGAAAATGGAg GAAGATCAACTGCTTCAGGTGGAAATCCTAGCAAGACGCGTCGTGCTCGCACCGCTTTTACTTATGAACAACTTGTAGCGCTAGAGAACAAATTTAAG ACTTCACGGTATCTGAGTGTTTGTGAACGGCTGAATTTAGCTATCCAACTGCACTTGACAGAAACACAG GTCAAGATCTGGTTTCAAAATCGGCGCACCAAATGGAAAAAGCACAATCCGGGAATGGATGCGAATTCTTCCCCATCACCAACTACTAGTCATTCATCTACGGTCACAGTATCCGAAAAACTTCAAGCTCCACCAACGATACCACTCCCACCAACTAATATG ATCCCCTTCGGTTCACCACTTCTCTCCTTTACTTCAGTGCCTCAAGTTGGTACACCTCTGATTCCGTTTAATTTCTATACCATTAATACTTCTCCTCTAGTCGTGCCTCAACGGTTACCGTTTCTCACCTAA